A window of Tachypleus tridentatus isolate NWPU-2018 chromosome 7, ASM421037v1, whole genome shotgun sequence genomic DNA:
ACCAGTTTGTTGTTGTGGCTGATAATCGGTTTGTTGTTGAGGTTGGTAACCAGTTTGTTGTTGTGGTTGGTAACCGGTTTGTTGTTGAGGTTGATAACCGGTTTGTTGTTGAGGTTGGTGACCGGTTTGTCGTTGAGGTTGATAACCGGTTTGTTGTTGAGGTTGGTAACCGGTTTGTTGCTGAGGTTGAGATCCTGTGTGTAGTTGCTGTGAAACGTCCTCTGTTTGTCCATTTAAGTAGTAGTAATTGGGCGATTCCTCACATTCAACATTATACCAATAATCACAAGTTAATATCTTCTGGTTAAAAACTGTACCACTAGCACACAAGAAGTTCGCCACTCTGTTCTCTGAGTAACAAACGTGGTAAGCCtgaaaaacgaacaaacattACTAATGGATTCTTCAAGTTACTTTCGGGACTATAAAATTCATTTCATAAAAGTCTGAAATGTTTAAAACgtttatttcaggtttattataATGTTGTGCAAATACCCTTTTTagcgaaataataataataactttggtTCGTGGCTTTCTACTCCACTCTTGTGATGTTAGAATATCAACTGCAGTCCGAAAATTAAGTGTACAAAAACAGAAAGCTACAGATAACACTAATCTTGACAAACGACCTTCAATGAAAAtagcaaaatattaaatgtgaaagAAGACGCCTATCGCTCAGAGTTAGAATTGATGCTTGAGAGATTTCACAGTAATTTCTCATTGACCAATTACTGGATTATTTCTGTGTAATATGTTTACACACTAGTGTTTTTTCTGTACATTACAAGGCTTGGCTTGTTTATTTTAACGAAAAGCCGCACAATAGACTATCTTCGCTCTGCTCACTAACGTTAATCGAACCTTGGAGTTTAATGTTGTAAAACCAAATCTTGCCAATGACCTACCAAGCGacatatataatttacaaatttaccctaaaacaaacacaagaaaatTGACTTCAGCATGTTTTGATCACAGCAATATGAGAACGtctatgtttatgtttttgtccATGGTTTTGAAGAATGAAGTTATTGAAATCTAGCTTAAAAACTCagtagtgtagttagaaacacagTTAGCATTACCTTTCAATTATAAATCTCGTTCAGTGTACCGAGCTAATAGAAGCAACCACTTGGTAATGACTCAGTGTAGTAATGATTTCAGACATTAATAAAACATAGCTCGTGCACTGAACAACACCACTTGCTCTGAACTTACTTTGTGTCTCGGAATTGTTTATAACCAGACTAAAGAATCTTTGcaaaatgaaataacagttttgaTTGGTTACTTTTTATTAGTAACTAGTAATCGTAAAGCACATTACGGTTGTTTAAGTAGTGATCGTGGAACACACCACATTGGTTTAAATAGTAATTGTAAAACACACCACAGTGGATTATGTAGTAATCATAAAATATACCATGGTGGTTTAAGTAGTAATCGTAAAACACACCACAGTGGATTATGTAGTAATCATAAAATATACCATGGTGGTTTAAGTAGTAATCGTAAAACACACCACAGTGGATTATGtagtaatcataaaatatatcGTGGTGGTTGAAGTAGTTATCGTAAAACACACCACAGTGGATTATGtagtaatcataaaatatatcatgGTGGTTGAAGTAGTTATCGTAAAACACACCACAGTGGATTATGtagtaatcataaaatatatcatgGTGGTTGAAGTAGTTATCGTAAAACACACCACAGTGGATTATGtagtaatcataaaatatatcatgGTGGTTGAAGTAGTTATCGTAAAACACACCACGCTCATTTAAGCAGCTACTTTTTTATACAACATTTATCATGCATCTTTACCCTGAATGCTTAACGTTATAAGCCCCCAAGTTTATCCATGGATCACTTGGAGCTAGATCAAAGCACTTCTTTGAACTTTCCTCTCATTATTACCTCATTATTCTTTCTCTCTTCGATTATCTAAGGTGAGGTTTTTAAGTACATGGGTAACTATATAAGTGTTTGTTGATTTAGTGTTACAAAAACACAGactgactgaaatattttataaaatcaaagaCAGACAAATCTATTAAGTTAATAATTCCTCGAAAAtaactttttcaattttatttaggtatgtaaatttataatgggttcggactatacacatctgtctatttttctgtttctgtttttAGTCAGCTAATACACAACATCTATATCTTCGTATGGTTTACTCACCCGAAAAAATTTACTTGTACGGTTTAACTCATCTTACTACTTACTTGACATTGTGTCTCGACATCAGCGTACAGACCTGTGTACAGCTGGTCTTTACATGAAAAAGACGTTTCGGGAACTTCCTTATAGTTAGGGTAGTCGATACCGGGCTGCCCGTGGACCCCTGTCATTTCTCCTTCCTCATTCCATCGTTTCacctgtttttaaaatacaaaaacagttatGAAAAACAAGCGTCAGAGAAATAAGCAAACTATACTGttgtgttttatagtaaaatCTAAAGACGAACGCCAACGGTTTGCCTGTCAGATTTCTTTCATCTGTCCGTCTGTCTAGCTCGTTTAGATAGAATTCGAATATTTTGAGTGCTGGAAATTTGATCTTCACAAGTAAAATTTATCAGAAAACGTGTAAGTTTTCTCGTTGCAGTAATAAAACACAAGTAAAATTTATCAGAAAACGTGTAAGTTTTCTCGTTGCAGTAATAAAACACAAGTAAAATTTATCAGAAAACGTGTAAGTTTTCTCGTTGCAGTAATAAAACACAAGTAAAATTTATCAGAAAACGTAAGTTTTCTCGTTGCAGTAATAAAACACAAGTAAAATTTATCAGAAAACGTGTAAGTTTTCTCGTTGCAGTAATAAAAGAGATAAAAAACCTTTAATTGTATTTGAACAAGAGAAa
This region includes:
- the LOC143255992 gene encoding uncharacterized protein LOC143255992 isoform X1: MKTTSSILVVVGLLSLCQGNRVKRWNEEGEMTGVHGQPGIDYPNYKEVPETSFSCKDQLYTGLYADVETQCQAYHVCYSENRVANFLCASGTVFNQKILTCDYWYNVECEESPNYYYLNGQTEDVSQQLHTGSQPQQQTGYQPQQQTGYQPQRQTGHQPQQQTGYQPQQQTGYQPQQQTGYQPQQQTDYQPQQQTGYQPQQTDYQPQQTGYQPQQTDYQPQQKIDYQPHQQTGYQPESSSQQQTGYQPQQQTGYQPQQQTDYQPQQQTGYQPEPSSQQQTGYQPQPESRPQQQTGYQQTGYQPLSGSQPQRQSPYGFNQAESVQTSFRPNPWMFPGGMMMMGGPGDR
- the LOC143255992 gene encoding uncharacterized protein LOC143255992 isoform X2 gives rise to the protein MKTTSSILVVVGLLSLCQGNRVKRWNEEGEMTGVHGQPGIDYPNYKEVPETSFSCKDQLYTGLYADVETQCQAYHVCYSENRVANFLCASGTVFNQKILTCDYWYNVECEESPNYYYLNGQTEDVSQQLHTGSQPQQQTGYQPQQQTGYQPQRQTGHQPQQQTGYQPQQQTGYQPQQQTGYQPQQQTDYQPQQQTGYQPQQTDYQPQQKIDYQPHQQTGYQPESSSQQQTGYQPQQQTGYQPQQQTDYQPQQQTGYQPEPSSQQQTGYQPQPESRPQQQTGYQQTGYQPLSGSQPQRQSPYGFNQAESVQTSFRPNPWMFPGGMMMMGGPGDR